In one window of Vulpes vulpes isolate BD-2025 chromosome 1, VulVul3, whole genome shotgun sequence DNA:
- the DXO gene encoding decapping and exoribonuclease protein isoform X1: protein MDRRGAKRRAQEADVAEPRNKLARPALSLPTDPALYSGPFPFYRRPSELGCFSLDAQRQYHGDAHALRYYSPPPTYGQGPKFDLRDGYPDRYQPRDEEVREGLDHLLRWLLDHRGQLEGGPGWLAGAIVTWRGHLTKLLTTPYEQQEGWQLAASRFQGTLYLSEVETPAARAQRLARSPLLRELMYMGYKFEQYMCADKPESSPDPSGDVNTNVAFCSVLRSRLGNHPLLFSGEVDCTDPQAPSTQPPTCYVELKTAKEMHRPGHWRSFYRHKLLKWWAQSFLLGVPNVVAGFRNPEGFVCSLKTFPTMEMFEYVRNDRDGWNPSVCMNFCAAFLSFAQNTVVQDDPRLVHLFSWEPGSPVTVSKHQDAPYAFLPTWYVEAMTQDLPSPPKTPSPKD, encoded by the exons ATGGATCGCAGAGGGGCCAAGAGAAGAGCGCAGGAGGCAGATGTAGCCGAGCCTCGGAACAAACTCGCGCGCCCGGCACTCTCGCTGCCCACAGACCCTGCCCTCTACTCTGGCCCCTTTCCTTTCTACCGGCGCCCTTCCGAGCTGGGCTGCTTCTCCCTGGATGCACAACGCCAGTACCACGGAGATGCTCACGCCTTGCGCTACTATAGCCCACCCCCTACCTATGGCCAAGGCCCCAAATTTGACCTCAGAGATGGATACCCTGATCGATACCAGCCCAGGGATGAGGAGGTCCGAGAAGGGCTGGACCACCTGCTTCGCTGGCTCCTGGATCACAGAGGCCAGCTGGAGGG GGGTCCAGGCTGGCTAGCAGGGGCCATAGTGACATGGCGGGGGCACCTGACAAAATTGCTGACGACACCGTATGAGCAGCAGGAAGGCTGGCAGCTGGCAGCTTCCCGCTTCCAGGGGACACTATACCTGAGTGAGGTAGAGACACCAGCAGCTCGGGCCCAGAGACTCGCCCGGTCACCCCTCCTCCGGGAGCTCATGTACATGGGGTACAAGTTTGAGCAGTACATGTGTGCAG ACAAACCTGAAAGCTCCCCAGACCCGTCTGGGGATGTTAACACCAATGTGGCCTTCTGCTCTGTGCTACGAAGCCGCCTGGGAAACCACCCTCTGCTCTTCTCAGGGGAGGTAGACTGCACAGACCCCCAGGCCCCATCCACACAGCCCCCCACCTGCTATGTGGAGCTCAAGACCGCAAAAGAGATGCACAGGCCTGGCCACTGGAGGAGCTTCTACAG ACATAAGCTCCTAAAATGGTGGGCTCAGTCATTCCTTCTGGGGGTCCCAAATGTCGTTGCTGGCTTCCGTAACCCAGAAGGTTTCGTCTGTTCCCTCAAGACCTTTCCTACCATGGAAATGTTCGAGTATGTCAGG AATGACCGTGATGGCTGGAATCCCTCCGTGTGCATGAACTTTTGTGCTGCCTTCCTTAGCTTTGCCCAGAACACAGTTGTCCAGGATGACCCCAG GCTTGTCCATCTCTTCTCCTGGGAGCCTGGCAGCCCAGTCACCGTGTCTAAACATCAAGATGCACCCTATGCCTTCCTGCCCACGTGGTATGTGGAAGCCATGACCCAGGACCTCCCATCACCCCCCAAGACACCTTCCCCCAAGGACTGA
- the DXO gene encoding decapping and exoribonuclease protein isoform X3 — MYMGYKFEQYMCADKPESSPDPSGDVNTNVAFCSVLRSRLGNHPLLFSGEVDCTDPQAPSTQPPTCYVELKTAKEMHRPGHWRSFYRHKLLKWWAQSFLLGVPNVVAGFRNPEGFVCSLKTFPTMEMFEYVRNDRDGWNPSVCMNFCAAFLSFAQNTVVQDDPRLVHLFSWEPGSPVTVSKHQDAPYAFLPTWYVEAMTQDLPSPPKTPSPKD; from the exons ATGTACATGGGGTACAAGTTTGAGCAGTACATGTGTGCAG ACAAACCTGAAAGCTCCCCAGACCCGTCTGGGGATGTTAACACCAATGTGGCCTTCTGCTCTGTGCTACGAAGCCGCCTGGGAAACCACCCTCTGCTCTTCTCAGGGGAGGTAGACTGCACAGACCCCCAGGCCCCATCCACACAGCCCCCCACCTGCTATGTGGAGCTCAAGACCGCAAAAGAGATGCACAGGCCTGGCCACTGGAGGAGCTTCTACAG ACATAAGCTCCTAAAATGGTGGGCTCAGTCATTCCTTCTGGGGGTCCCAAATGTCGTTGCTGGCTTCCGTAACCCAGAAGGTTTCGTCTGTTCCCTCAAGACCTTTCCTACCATGGAAATGTTCGAGTATGTCAGG AATGACCGTGATGGCTGGAATCCCTCCGTGTGCATGAACTTTTGTGCTGCCTTCCTTAGCTTTGCCCAGAACACAGTTGTCCAGGATGACCCCAG GCTTGTCCATCTCTTCTCCTGGGAGCCTGGCAGCCCAGTCACCGTGTCTAAACATCAAGATGCACCCTATGCCTTCCTGCCCACGTGGTATGTGGAAGCCATGACCCAGGACCTCCCATCACCCCCCAAGACACCTTCCCCCAAGGACTGA
- the DXO gene encoding decapping and exoribonuclease protein isoform X2 encodes MDRRGAKRRAQEADVAEPRNKLARPALSLPTDPALYSGPFPFYRRPSELGCFSLDAQRQYHGDAHALRYYSPPPTYGQGPKFDLRDGYPDRYQPRDEEVREGLDHLLRWLLDHRGQLEGGPGWLAGAIVTWRGHLTKLLTTPYEQQEGWQLAASRFQGTLYLSEVETPAARAQRLARSPLLRELMYMGYKFEQYMCADKPESSPDPSGDVNTNVAFCSVLRSRLGNHPLLFSGEVDCTDPQAPSTQPPTCYVELKTAKEMHRPGHWRSFYRHKLLKWWAQSFLLGVPNVVAGFRNPEGFVCSLKTFPTMEMFEYVRACPSLLLGAWQPSHRV; translated from the exons ATGGATCGCAGAGGGGCCAAGAGAAGAGCGCAGGAGGCAGATGTAGCCGAGCCTCGGAACAAACTCGCGCGCCCGGCACTCTCGCTGCCCACAGACCCTGCCCTCTACTCTGGCCCCTTTCCTTTCTACCGGCGCCCTTCCGAGCTGGGCTGCTTCTCCCTGGATGCACAACGCCAGTACCACGGAGATGCTCACGCCTTGCGCTACTATAGCCCACCCCCTACCTATGGCCAAGGCCCCAAATTTGACCTCAGAGATGGATACCCTGATCGATACCAGCCCAGGGATGAGGAGGTCCGAGAAGGGCTGGACCACCTGCTTCGCTGGCTCCTGGATCACAGAGGCCAGCTGGAGGG GGGTCCAGGCTGGCTAGCAGGGGCCATAGTGACATGGCGGGGGCACCTGACAAAATTGCTGACGACACCGTATGAGCAGCAGGAAGGCTGGCAGCTGGCAGCTTCCCGCTTCCAGGGGACACTATACCTGAGTGAGGTAGAGACACCAGCAGCTCGGGCCCAGAGACTCGCCCGGTCACCCCTCCTCCGGGAGCTCATGTACATGGGGTACAAGTTTGAGCAGTACATGTGTGCAG ACAAACCTGAAAGCTCCCCAGACCCGTCTGGGGATGTTAACACCAATGTGGCCTTCTGCTCTGTGCTACGAAGCCGCCTGGGAAACCACCCTCTGCTCTTCTCAGGGGAGGTAGACTGCACAGACCCCCAGGCCCCATCCACACAGCCCCCCACCTGCTATGTGGAGCTCAAGACCGCAAAAGAGATGCACAGGCCTGGCCACTGGAGGAGCTTCTACAG ACATAAGCTCCTAAAATGGTGGGCTCAGTCATTCCTTCTGGGGGTCCCAAATGTCGTTGCTGGCTTCCGTAACCCAGAAGGTTTCGTCTGTTCCCTCAAGACCTTTCCTACCATGGAAATGTTCGAGTATGTCAGG GCTTGTCCATCTCTTCTCCTGGGAGCCTGGCAGCCCAGTCACCGTGTCTAA